The genomic interval CGGGGTAATGCTCAAACGACCTCAACTATTGTTAGCGCTCGCCTGCATTGCGGTGCTGCTCTACGGGTTCTTCCTCGGCCTCGACCTGATGGGCGTTGGCTTCAAGCTCTTCGGTAAAGACTTTGCGAAGATGCTTTTGGAACGGACCGCCAATCCTTTGGTAGGTCTATTTATCGGAATCCTGGCGACTTCCCTGGTACAGAGTTCCTCTACAACTACTGCAATGACTGTCGCGCTCGTGGCAGCAGGGGGCCTTACGATCGAGGGCGCTATCCCCATCGTCATGGGGGCAAACATCGGAACGTCAGTCACCAACACCTTGGTATCGCTCGGTCACGTGAGTCGAAGGGTGGAGTTCCAGCGGGCCTTCGCGGGTGCCACGCTTCACGACTTCTTCAACTGGATGGCTGTCTTGATTTTGCTTCCACTAGAGATTCTCACTGGTTTTCTGGCGAGAACGTCCAGTTTTCTCGCCGAAGCCCTTGAAGGGGCCGGTGGAACCAAGCTCTTCAATCCCCTGCGCGCAATCGTGCGTCCCACCGCTAACTACATCAAAGAGTTATCGGGTGAATCGGGTGCCCTGGTGGTCGCGATTGGGGTCGCCGTCCTGATCGTCAGCATGAAACTTCTCGTCGATCTTCTGAAGCTGCTTATGACCGATCGTGCGGAGCGGATCCTTCACGGTACCATCTTCCGATCCAGCTTCGCCGCCATCCTCGCTGGTTTCGCATTAACCGTCTTGGTACAGAGCAGCTCCATCACCACGTCTCTCATGGTGCCCCTCATCGGTGCCGGCATCATAACCCTCAAGCAATTCTTCCCGTATACGATTGGGGCCAATCTCGGCACGACTGTGACAGCAATGCTGGCTTCTCTCAGCACTGGCAGCACGGCTTCAATAGCGGTGGCTTTCTCGCATCTTCTATTTAATGCAAGTGGGTCCCTCATTATTTATCTTCCACCGCCTGTGCGCGCAATCCCACTCGCCCTCGCACAGGCCATGGGCAGGCTCGGCAGCAGAAACCGCCTACTGGCAGTGCTTTACATTGTCGTATTCTTCTATGGACTGCCTCTCCTGCTGTTGTTACTGACCGGAACTCTTTAGGAGGTGTATATGCTCAAGAAATTCTTTGGTCTCGATCG from Myxococcales bacterium carries:
- a CDS encoding Na/Pi symporter, coding for MLKRPQLLLALACIAVLLYGFFLGLDLMGVGFKLFGKDFAKMLLERTANPLVGLFIGILATSLVQSSSTTTAMTVALVAAGGLTIEGAIPIVMGANIGTSVTNTLVSLGHVSRRVEFQRAFAGATLHDFFNWMAVLILLPLEILTGFLARTSSFLAEALEGAGGTKLFNPLRAIVRPTANYIKELSGESGALVVAIGVAVLIVSMKLLVDLLKLLMTDRAERILHGTIFRSSFAAILAGFALTVLVQSSSITTSLMVPLIGAGIITLKQFFPYTIGANLGTTVTAMLASLSTGSTASIAVAFSHLLFNASGSLIIYLPPPVRAIPLALAQAMGRLGSRNRLLAVLYIVVFFYGLPLLLLLLTGTL